From Vibrio artabrorum, a single genomic window includes:
- a CDS encoding cation:proton antiporter family protein: MELILISTAFIAGFIALKCHLPPLVGFLVAGFGLFALGFETNDTIVTLADLGVTLLLFTIGLKLDIKTLLSKEIWAGATIHNLLSTLFFAVALFGFKFLGISSLAAMSMEQIVLLGFALSFSSTVFAVKSLQEKGEMNATYGTLAIGILVMQDIFAVIFLTASTGKIPEWYAIALFALPLFRPLFYKILDWVGHGEMLVLFGIFFALVVGAGLFQLVGVKPDLGALILGMLLAGHPKASELSKSLFNLKELFLVCFFLNIGLSEQPTIQGFMLAVLFLLLLPVKGILYFLVLNRFKFRVRTSLLTSLSLFNYSEFGLIVGGLAFKMGWMSGDILVAVAIAVSLSFLIAAPLNRAGHKLYQQSGKWLKEHAAEKLHQRDKRIDPGHAQVLILGMGRIGTGAYDELRSRYGKVSLGVEIREEAAHNHRSQGRNVISGDATDPDFWERILDTANVKLVILAMPHHQGNQTALEQLKSRHFKGQIAAIAEYPDQLETLKENGVDAAFNIYSEAGSGFARHVCEQLNPNINKIEY, from the coding sequence ATGGAACTTATATTAATATCCACTGCATTCATCGCAGGATTTATTGCGTTAAAGTGCCACCTTCCCCCACTGGTGGGTTTTTTGGTTGCCGGTTTCGGGCTCTTCGCCCTAGGCTTTGAAACTAATGATACCATCGTTACCTTGGCAGACCTTGGTGTCACCCTGCTCCTATTTACTATTGGCCTAAAGCTCGACATCAAAACTCTGCTCTCTAAGGAGATCTGGGCCGGCGCTACAATCCATAACCTTTTATCTACTCTGTTTTTTGCCGTTGCCCTATTTGGTTTTAAGTTCCTAGGTATTTCATCGCTGGCAGCCATGTCGATGGAACAAATCGTTCTACTCGGTTTCGCCCTTTCATTCTCCAGTACCGTATTTGCAGTAAAGTCTCTGCAAGAGAAAGGGGAAATGAATGCAACCTATGGCACTCTAGCGATTGGTATTCTAGTCATGCAGGATATCTTTGCTGTGATCTTTTTAACGGCGTCGACAGGTAAGATTCCGGAGTGGTACGCCATAGCACTCTTCGCTTTACCACTCTTTCGTCCGCTGTTCTACAAAATCCTCGATTGGGTTGGACATGGTGAAATGTTGGTGCTGTTCGGCATCTTCTTTGCGTTAGTTGTTGGTGCAGGCTTGTTTCAATTGGTAGGTGTAAAGCCAGACTTGGGTGCCCTTATCCTGGGTATGTTGTTAGCCGGTCATCCAAAAGCTTCAGAGCTATCGAAGTCGCTGTTTAACCTCAAAGAACTTTTCCTTGTCTGCTTCTTCCTGAATATTGGCTTGTCCGAGCAACCAACCATTCAAGGCTTTATGCTTGCTGTCCTGTTCTTATTATTACTGCCAGTGAAAGGCATTTTGTACTTCTTGGTGCTTAACCGCTTTAAGTTCCGTGTACGAACCTCTCTACTCACTTCACTGTCACTATTTAACTACAGTGAATTTGGCCTCATCGTAGGTGGCCTCGCCTTTAAGATGGGGTGGATGTCCGGTGACATCTTGGTCGCAGTGGCCATTGCGGTTTCACTGTCGTTCTTGATCGCTGCTCCTCTAAACCGAGCCGGCCATAAACTTTATCAGCAATCTGGCAAATGGTTAAAAGAGCACGCTGCAGAAAAACTTCACCAGCGCGATAAACGCATTGACCCAGGCCATGCGCAGGTCCTTATTCTTGGAATGGGACGCATTGGTACTGGAGCCTATGACGAGCTGCGTTCACGTTACGGAAAAGTGAGCTTAGGTGTCGAAATTCGCGAAGAAGCCGCACATAACCATAGAAGTCAAGGAAGAAACGTCATTTCCGGCGACGCGACTGACCCTGATTTCTGGGAACGAATTCTAGATACAGCAAACGTAAAACTGGTGATTTTGGCAATGCCTCATCACCAAGGTAATCAAACCGCTTTGGAGCAATTGAAGTCACGCCATTTTAAAGGCCAAATTGCCGCAATTGCTGAATATCCAGATCAACTCGAGACATTAAAAGAAAACGGTGTCGATGCGGCATTTAACATTTACAGTGAAGCGGGTAGTGGTTTTGCTCGTCACGTTTGTGAACAGTTAAACCCTAATATCAATAAAATCGAATATTAG
- the nagC gene encoding DNA-binding transcriptional regulator NagC, with protein sequence MNGGQIGNVDLVKQLNSAAVYRLIDQQGPISRIQVADVSQLAPASVTKITRQLLERGLIKEVAQQASTGGRRAISLTTEVEPFHSIAVRLGRDYIQISLYDLGGCELASLQQDLHYSDQLNLTQGLVNKLKDFIAEHQTKIDQLIAIGVTLPGLVNPTTGVVEYMPNTDIDNLALSDIIRNTFHVACFVGNDVRGMALAEHYFGASKDSQDSILVSVHRGTGAGIIVNGQVFLGHNRNVGEIGHIQIDPLGEQCQCGNFGCLETVAANPAIVERVRKLIKQGYKSSLTELEHITIQDVCDHAINGDELAKQSLVRVGNQLGKAIAMTINLFNPQKIIIAGDITKAQEIVFPAIKRNVENQSLTAFHSGLPIVASQIDRHPTMGAFAMIKRAMLNGVLLQKLLED encoded by the coding sequence ATGAATGGCGGACAAATAGGTAACGTAGACTTAGTTAAACAACTGAACAGTGCGGCAGTATACCGTCTGATAGACCAACAAGGTCCCATTAGTCGTATACAAGTGGCAGATGTAAGCCAACTCGCACCGGCAAGTGTTACAAAAATTACCCGCCAACTTTTAGAACGCGGCCTAATTAAAGAGGTTGCGCAGCAAGCGTCTACTGGCGGTAGACGCGCTATATCCCTAACCACAGAAGTAGAACCTTTTCATTCTATTGCTGTGCGCTTAGGCCGAGATTACATTCAGATAAGCCTTTATGATCTAGGTGGTTGTGAGTTGGCTTCCCTACAGCAAGATCTTCATTACTCAGACCAATTAAACCTTACCCAAGGCTTGGTCAATAAGTTAAAAGATTTCATTGCTGAGCACCAGACAAAGATTGATCAATTGATTGCGATTGGTGTCACGCTACCAGGGTTAGTCAACCCAACAACCGGCGTTGTCGAATACATGCCAAACACGGATATCGATAATCTCGCTTTGAGTGATATTATTCGCAACACATTCCATGTTGCTTGTTTTGTGGGTAATGACGTCAGAGGAATGGCGCTTGCTGAACACTACTTTGGTGCAAGTAAAGATAGCCAAGATTCTATTTTAGTCAGTGTTCACCGTGGCACTGGTGCCGGTATTATTGTTAATGGTCAGGTTTTCCTTGGTCATAACCGTAACGTGGGTGAAATTGGCCATATCCAAATAGATCCGCTTGGTGAGCAGTGTCAATGTGGTAATTTCGGTTGTCTTGAAACCGTCGCAGCGAATCCAGCCATTGTTGAACGCGTGCGAAAGCTCATAAAGCAGGGCTATAAGTCCTCTTTAACAGAACTCGAGCATATTACCATTCAAGATGTGTGTGATCATGCAATCAATGGTGACGAACTGGCGAAACAGAGTTTGGTTCGAGTCGGGAACCAGTTGGGTAAAGCGATAGCAATGACGATCAACTTGTTCAACCCTCAAAAGATCATCATTGCGGGTGATATTACTAAAGCACAAGAAATTGTTTTTCCTGCAATTAAGCGCAATGTAGAAAATCAGTCGTTAACGGCTTTCCATAGCGGCTTGCCTATTGTAGCATCTCAAATCGATAGACACCCTACGATGGGAGCTTTTGCAATGATTAAACGCGCCATGCTCAATGGTGTGCTTCTACAAAAGCTACTCGAAGACTAA